In Rhodothermus profundi, the genomic stretch TCCAGCAGCGGAATGCGTCCCTGCTCGCAGCGCATGGTTTCAATGAGCGCAAACGGCTCAGCCGCTGCTCGCAGAAACTGCCCTTTCAACCAGCATTCTTCGTACTCTGCCTCTGGATCTGAATCCCATACAATGCCACTGCCCACGCCCATGCGTCCTTCTTCCCCCGTTAGCTCCAGCGTGCGAATGGCCACGTTAAAGACAGCCTCGCCGCCCGGTGCCGCATAACCGATGGCCCCACAATAGACGCCACGCGGTGCGGGCTCCAGGCGCGTAATGTGTTGCATCGCACGCGGCTTGGGCGCTCCCGTCACCGACCCTGACGGAAACAAGGCGCGGAACAGGTCGGCGTACGAAACCGTCGGCCGCAACTGGCCTTCCACCGTCGAGGTCATCTGCCAGACGGTCGGATAAGCCTCCACGCGAAACAGGTCGGACACTACCACCGACCCAGGCTCGCAGCAGACCGACAGGTCGTTGCGCAATAGATCAACGATCATCAAGTTTTCGGCCCGATTCTTTTCGTCGGTGCGCAATGCTTCAGCCAACCGTGCATCTTCTTCCGGAAGTGCGGATCGCCGCGCCGTCCCCTTCATAGGCCGCGTGTAGATCCGCAATCCTTCCCGCCGAAAAAATAGCTCAGGTGAGAGGCTCAGTACCAGGCGTTCGCCCGTGTTGATAAACGCAGCATACGCTACCGGCTGCTGCCGCCGCAACGCCAGATAAAAGGCCAGCGGATCGCCTTCCAGGCGAAAACGCAGCGGCATTGTAAAATTGATCTGGTAGACCTCGCCTTCGCGGATTAATCTCCGAATATGCTGCACCCGTTCGCGATATGCTTCCCGCGAAAGCGCCAGGTGCAGATCTTGCAGTGCATAGGATCCTACCTCTCCTGCTACCACCGCCGTGCTGGCCGGCGGAAGCACATGTGGCATTTCATAGACGCCAAACCAGGCAAGCGGTCCTGCCTCGTCTGGTACCTGCAGCGGCACCGGCGCGAGGGCATACCCTGCCTCGTAGCTTATGTAGCCAGCCACATAGTAGCCAGCCGCTACCGCTCCATCCAGCGCACGCAACAGCGGCAAAACCTGCTCCGGCGTATCTGCCTGCAATACCCGGACTGGCCGCACAAATAACAAGCTCCGCCGGTTTTCGTCGTCGGGCAGCGCCGTGTCCAGCCATACCGTACCTGGCAACGACAGGGGATGCATATGCATATTTTTTGCTTTGATGAATTTGTACGCAGCACCTTCTGTTTTGCCCCCGCTTAGCTTTCTTTCGCTGGAAGAAAAGCCGTAGCGTTTCTCGGCGCCCATCAACCCGACCATTCGGGACTGGCTGCGCCGCTCCTCTGCCCCCCCGAAAAATGCCTTTCTGAACGTGCCCGCAGCAAGCCTCTACAACGCCGAAGGTTGCGTTCGGCAATGCGCCTGGAAGCGCTCATAGATAAGCTGTAACAGCTCGGTGGCTGTAGCCTCGGGCAAATCACGAAGTTGTGGACCGCCTATAGCTGGCGCTCCAGCCATATCAATCTGTAAACTGGCCAATCCCCACCGACGCTGAAACAACGAGCGCGTCAGCGAAAAGACCTGCATTTTCTGGTAGGGCAGACACCAGATGCGGTGTCGGAAAACGCCCTGCCGCACGAACAAGTATGCGCCCTGCAGGGCATATCCATGGCGGCGATACTGCAACCAGGCCATCAGTGGAGCCCCCACGGGCAATCCGATCAGCAGCCAGCGCACTTCCGGCCAGATCCACCCTATCCCCAGCAGCAGCCCGGTCCCGACCAACAGATAGCGCACCGCGACGCGCTGGATCATGCGGGGCGAGACCCGATGCCACGCCGAGGGCAAATGCAGCGGCCACACATGCGCCGCGATTTGCTGAATGGTGTCCGCGCGTCCAAAAGGCACCAGCGTCTGCATTTTTTGGGCTTCACGGTCCAGCCCCATCAACTGAGCTTCCAGCACGTACCACCCGAAGCGCTGCATAAGCGGATTGGTTCGGATGACCAGCGCCTGAATCCGACGCTTGGGCACGACGCTCTCCGCTACCGTAAACAGGCCACTGCGTCGGTAAAACCGCTCACCTTCTTTCCATAGTTGAAAGCCATAAAAGCGAACCACGTGCACCACGATTCCCGCTCCCCATCCTAAAAGGGCTGCCAGCAGCAGGGTAGCGGCAGCGGCCAGTAGCGGCGTTTGCTCAAACGCTTCTTGCACCCAGTGAAGCTGCCCGCGTACGATCCAGTCGATCAGCTCTTCAGGCGTCAACTTCAGGTACTCCATGACGGAAAACATACCGGCCAGATATACCAGCGAAAAACGAAAGGCGCCGGAGTGAAGTAGCTGGCCGAGCGTCATGGAAAAAAGCAGCGCGCGCGTTGGCTCCAGTTCCTGTTCAGCTATCGCTCCCCTTCGGAAAGCATGCACCTGCTCCTTGAGGCGTTGCGCTTCCGGCAGGCTGACAAAGGCAATCTCTCCCTCGGTTTCCGTGCTACCGGCCGTTTCAATGCGCACCCGGGCCAGTCCCAGCATGCGGGCAAGCAGCGTGCGTTCGATTTGTACATTTTGAATTCGATCAATCGGAATGCTTCGCCGGCGGTGCGTCAGCACTCCACTTTCAATAATCAGCTCGCGCGGCGTAAGGGCATACCGAAAGCGAAGATAGTGCGCTAGAATCAGAGGAAGGGCCAGCAGACCATACAGCATCATCATAAAAAGCGTCCAGCGGTCCACCGTCTGCCCCTGAAGCGCTGGAAACAGCAATACAAGGAAGGCCGGCAGGCTCATTAACAAGCGCACCAGGAGCGTCAGCGGGTGAAGCCGGCGAAACTGCGGCGTTTCGATGGATGCCTCAGACGGGCGCTCCATTAGAGAGTCTCCTCCAGCAAATATCGCTTGATCTCATCCCGCAACGCCTCAGCCTGCTCCAGGCGCAGGCCGGGCAACACAACGGCACCATGCCGCGTGCCTGCCGTATGCAACACGACGCGCGCCAGCCCAAATTCTCGTTCGATCAGATCCTGGGCAATGTCTAGATGTTGCACGCGTCGCAGCGGCACAATTGTCCGCACCCGCACCAGCACCCCGCGTTCCAGCACAAGCTCCTCTGGCTTCAACGCATATCGCCAGTACCGGTAGCGCAGCGCTGGCAGCCACCAGCTCAGCCCGCCCCCAACCAGAAGAACCAGGAGTACCCAGAAGCCCGGGGGAGTTCCTCGCTCTGGCTCGAACAGATGCGTTAGCTCATAAAAAAGCGCAAGCAGCAGCCCGGCCAGGGTCCAGAGCATCCATTTAATACGCCAGACGGTACAAACGGCTGGATCCAGCGATTTCATTGGTTTGGAGCCGGGCTGTTGCACAGGGATGTGCGGTGGTATTCTTCAGAAAAGGAGGAGGTTTCCTTTAGGAGTCCGGTACCACATGCCGCACTCGATAGATGCCGTCTGGCACGTAGCGATCCACAGAAATCCAGTAAGCGCGTTCTGTTGCCAGAATAAGGTGCAGGGAAAGCGGTCGCTCTCCGGGACGCCAGCGCACCAGGCGCAAGCGATCGCCTATCGCAAATCCTTCTTTGTCCGGTGTCATGGGATCATCCGCCCAGAGCGTCAGCACCGCATTATGTCCTTCCCAGCGGACTTTTCCAGCGCAGCGCCCCTCCGGCGTGTAGGCGAGCAAAAAGTCGCCCGGCCGAATATCAAGTCCCTGAAACGCTTCGGCCGGAAGTAACAGGGTAGCATTCTGGCCTGTGCGCGAGGCGCAGGAGACTGGCTGCGCCCGTCCCATGCCCGCCCCCAGCACGCCCAGAGTACTCACCAGGGCCCATACATACCCCAGACTGCACCGCATGGCTACTTTAACCGGCTACATTCATCTGGTTTAACGACAAACGGATAAATCCGCCGGGTTGTCGCTTGGCGGTCATCTGGATCCAACGCCACGTACCGGACCCACTACGCACGCGCACCCGCCATCCTTCCGGCTTTTCCTGGCCGCGTTGCATGCTTCGCACACGCTGCACGACCTGTTGGCGGTCGTTGGGATGAATTAACTCCCACCAGGGATGCCCGAGTAGCCGATGGCGTCCAGCGCGCAGCCACCCCATATGGCCAGGACTTACCGAGCGAATAACGCCCTCACGGTCCACCACGAGTGAGACCGGCTCCGAGCACAGGGCAGAGAGTGGTCGCATAAAATTACGCTGGTTGATTTGAAGACTGCGGTGTCTTTAATTTATGCTGCGGTTTTGATGTTGTAGTACTTCCAAAGCACGCGAAGTAGTGTAGCGAAGAGCCCTTTCCGCCAGCCAACTTTTGGCGCAATCTGTTAGCAAAAAAAGGCGCAATCCTCGACCCGAGCTTAACTCGGCGCGGTTTCGGTCGATTCCCCCCGTAGGCCGACCACTGTCCGGATGTATTGCCATGAAAGAGGTGCCTGATCGTCCGATGTCATTTACGTTTGATCCCGAAGCCGTTGCCGAGCTGCCGCCGGTACTTCAGCGCTACATCCTGGCGTTGTATCATCGGGTATGGGCGGCTTATCGTAAGGTGGGCTGTCCTTTTGGCGAAACAGACGCAGCGATGCTGCTCTGGTTTGAATTTCGCCTGCATACCACCATTAACTGAGACGTTGCAAATCTTTTCCGGTTGTCCTGCAACCGAAGGTGCGTCCTTGCCGTAAGGATCGACGAACGCCGTTTCACTTCGTCGATCTCAGGGAGGAGCCATGACGGATCCCAGGCACCACTTTGAAACCTTCAAAGTTCGGGGCGGCCAACTGCTGGATCGCATTCGGGAAATTATTGAAGAAGGAAACGCTCGGCGGGTAATTCTGAAGAAAGATAATCGCGTCTTACTCGAGTTTCCGCTTTCTGTTGGCGTAGGCGGCGCTGCAGCGGCGGTGCTGTTTGCCCCAACGCTGGCTGCTGTTGGCGCGATTGCCGCCCTGGTGAGTGACGTAGACGTGATCATTGAGCGTCGCCCCGCGCCTCCGCAAGAGCTTCCGCCAGCCGAGCAACAGCCCCCGAACGGCGACGCAAACGCCTGAACCACAAAGGGGCGTCCCGGTAGTCATGCACCGGGACGCCCCTTGCACTTCCCCCCGCAGCACAACTCAGAGACTGAACCCAAACACCAGGTACGAGCGCTCCACGCGCGGATTAGGATTCAGAATGTAGTGCACAAACACAGGCAGGCTGAACGCTTCGGTAATCTGGATGGTGCGCGAAGCAGCAAGTCCTAGATTAACCAGCGTTACATCGCCCGTGTTGTAGAGCGCACTCTGCCCCGCTACTACCCCCACAGTCAACCGCATTTCCACGTCGCCTACCGTAAACGGATACTGTCCCTCCAGGTAAATCGTATTGTCTGGGTCGTTGTAGGCAAAAATGCTGGCGTGCAGGGTAAAAGGAGCTGTCTCGGGACCTCTGATCTGGATAAATGGCTCCAGATAATGCGCGCCCTGACCATCATCGTCAAAGTCGAAAAACTTCGCCCCATTCGGCGCTGGGAAGTAATAATCGGTTACCCCCACCGACAGGGCCCCCAGATCAAGACTGAGATACAGGTCGTGCTCGTTGGCCCCGGCTCCAGAGGCTGTAAGCGCATAGGAGGCCCACGTGCCTACGGTCAACGCGCCCACGGAGAGGCTCAAACCGGGCTGCACGCTCATGGATTCGCCAAAGTCCATTCCACGCCAGACATACCGGCTTACCACATCGGCTCCCAGATGAATCTCCTGAGCCTGGACCACAGAGACGAGCAAAAGGGTTTTAAACAGCAAGCAGAAATGTACCCTCCGCATAACACGACAAGTTTTATTAGTTGTTACACCTACCTTATACAACTTATTAAGGTAAACAAATACTATCAATATACTTTTTTATGAAAAAGCGCTTTCTATTATAAATATTTATGATTATCTCTCTTCCCACCTACACTGACGTCCAAGCCGCCGCCCGACGGCTGGAGGGCATCGCGCATCGCACGCCGGTGATGCGCAGCCGCACGCTGAACCGCCTGACGCAGGCCAGCTTGTTCTTCAAGTGTGAGAATTTTCAGCGAACAGGCTCCTTTAAATTCCGCGGAGCCTATAATGCAATGGCAACTCTGTCTGAAGCCGAACGCCGCCGGGGCGTGCTCACCTACTCCTCGGGCAATCATGCCCAGGCGTTAGCCCTGGCCGGACGCCTGCTGGGCGTACCGGTTACGGTGGTCATGCCGCAGAACGCGCCGGAGGTCAAACGCAGAGCTACCGCCAGCTATGGCGCCGAGCTGGTGTTTTACGATCCCGAGCAAACCACGCGCGAGGCGCTCGGCCAGCAACTGGCGGCTGAGCGAGGCCTGGCGATCATTCCTCCCTACGATCATCCGCACATCATAGCAGGCCAGGGCACAGCCGCTCGTGAACTACTGGAGGAGGTAGGACCGCTGGACGTGCTGCTGGTGCCCTGCGGGGGCGGTGGGTTGCTTTCCGGTTCAGCCCTCAGCGCTCGCGCACTGGCGCCCCGGTGCCGTGTCGTGGGGGTTGAGCCGGCGCAGGCCGACGATGCTACGCGTTCGTTCCGAACCGGCCGGCTGCACCGCGTGCACAATCCAGACACCATCGCCGACGGTGCCCGCACGCCTTCGCTGGGCCACCTCACGTTTCCGCTCGTGCGGCAGTATGTGGACGACATGGTAACCGTTTCGGAAAAGGCCATTCTGCAGGCCATGTACGTACTCTGGGAGCGGCTCAAGCTGGTGATCGAGCCAACCGGCGCCCTGCCCCTGGCCGCCCTCCTCGAAAATCGCGTCGCTGTTGCCGGACAGCGGGTCGGGCTCATTCTCAGCGGAGGAAACGTAGATTTACGTCGCGCGGCCGAGCTCTTTGCGCGTCTCGACCAACTCCCAGCGTTACCACCAAGCGTATGATGGAAATTGACCGCCAGATGCTGGATGCGCTGGTTAGCCGCTATGAACAACCGGATTTTATTGCCACCGATCCGATTGCCATTCCCCACGCCTTCGATGACCCGCGCGATCAGGAAGTAATCGGTTTGTATGCGGCGCTGCTGGCCTGGGGACGCCGCTCGCTCATTCTGCGCAAACTGGAGGAGCTGTGCGCGCGCATGGACTATCGCCCCTACCACTTTGTGCGCTTCTTTGCGCCGGAACGCGACGCAGACCGGCTGCGCACTTTTCGGCACCGGACCTTCCAACCGGAAGATGCTTTCTG encodes the following:
- the pabB gene encoding aminodeoxychorismate synthase component I → MHMHPLSLPGTVWLDTALPDDENRRSLLFVRPVRVLQADTPEQVLPLLRALDGAVAAGYYVAGYISYEAGYALAPVPLQVPDEAGPLAWFGVYEMPHVLPPASTAVVAGEVGSYALQDLHLALSREAYRERVQHIRRLIREGEVYQINFTMPLRFRLEGDPLAFYLALRRQQPVAYAAFINTGERLVLSLSPELFFRREGLRIYTRPMKGTARRSALPEEDARLAEALRTDEKNRAENLMIVDLLRNDLSVCCEPGSVVVSDLFRVEAYPTVWQMTSTVEGQLRPTVSYADLFRALFPSGSVTGAPKPRAMQHITRLEPAPRGVYCGAIGYAAPGGEAVFNVAIRTLELTGEEGRMGVGSGIVWDSDPEAEYEECWLKGQFLRAAAEPFALIETMRCEQGRIPLLEMHLERLRRSAAHFGFALDEAQLRAQLAQVQQALPSEKIWRLRLTLDVTGRITLTSAELEPAPDRPWRLCIAHERLDPSDPLRYHKTTRRAHYEAAYLQARAAGYDEVLFLNTRGEVCEGSRTNLFVQIGGRLYTPPVSCGLLPGVYRQYVLRTRKDVAERVLTLADLRRAEALYVCNAVRGWQAATLEVPEPVLSLM
- a CDS encoding PH domain-containing protein gives rise to the protein MERPSEASIETPQFRRLHPLTLLVRLLMSLPAFLVLLFPALQGQTVDRWTLFMMMLYGLLALPLILAHYLRFRYALTPRELIIESGVLTHRRRSIPIDRIQNVQIERTLLARMLGLARVRIETAGSTETEGEIAFVSLPEAQRLKEQVHAFRRGAIAEQELEPTRALLFSMTLGQLLHSGAFRFSLVYLAGMFSVMEYLKLTPEELIDWIVRGQLHWVQEAFEQTPLLAAAATLLLAALLGWGAGIVVHVVRFYGFQLWKEGERFYRRSGLFTVAESVVPKRRIQALVIRTNPLMQRFGWYVLEAQLMGLDREAQKMQTLVPFGRADTIQQIAAHVWPLHLPSAWHRVSPRMIQRVAVRYLLVGTGLLLGIGWIWPEVRWLLIGLPVGAPLMAWLQYRRHGYALQGAYLFVRQGVFRHRIWCLPYQKMQVFSLTRSLFQRRWGLASLQIDMAGAPAIGGPQLRDLPEATATELLQLIYERFQAHCRTQPSAL
- a CDS encoding PH domain-containing protein, giving the protein MKSLDPAVCTVWRIKWMLWTLAGLLLALFYELTHLFEPERGTPPGFWVLLVLLVGGGLSWWLPALRYRYWRYALKPEELVLERGVLVRVRTIVPLRRVQHLDIAQDLIEREFGLARVVLHTAGTRHGAVVLPGLRLEQAEALRDEIKRYLLEETL
- a CDS encoding PAS domain-containing protein is translated as MRPLSALCSEPVSLVVDREGVIRSVSPGHMGWLRAGRHRLLGHPWWELIHPNDRQQVVQRVRSMQRGQEKPEGWRVRVRSGSGTWRWIQMTAKRQPGGFIRLSLNQMNVAG
- a CDS encoding DUF4342 domain-containing protein, giving the protein MTDPRHHFETFKVRGGQLLDRIREIIEEGNARRVILKKDNRVLLEFPLSVGVGGAAAAVLFAPTLAAVGAIAALVSDVDVIIERRPAPPQELPPAEQQPPNGDANA
- a CDS encoding TorF family putative porin is translated as MRRVHFCLLFKTLLLVSVVQAQEIHLGADVVSRYVWRGMDFGESMSVQPGLSLSVGALTVGTWASYALTASGAGANEHDLYLSLDLGALSVGVTDYYFPAPNGAKFFDFDDDGQGAHYLEPFIQIRGPETAPFTLHASIFAYNDPDNTIYLEGQYPFTVGDVEMRLTVGVVAGQSALYNTGDVTLVNLGLAASRTIQITEAFSLPVFVHYILNPNPRVERSYLVFGFSL
- a CDS encoding threo-3-hydroxy-L-aspartate ammonia-lyase translates to MIISLPTYTDVQAAARRLEGIAHRTPVMRSRTLNRLTQASLFFKCENFQRTGSFKFRGAYNAMATLSEAERRRGVLTYSSGNHAQALALAGRLLGVPVTVVMPQNAPEVKRRATASYGAELVFYDPEQTTREALGQQLAAERGLAIIPPYDHPHIIAGQGTAARELLEEVGPLDVLLVPCGGGGLLSGSALSARALAPRCRVVGVEPAQADDATRSFRTGRLHRVHNPDTIADGARTPSLGHLTFPLVRQYVDDMVTVSEKAILQAMYVLWERLKLVIEPTGALPLAALLENRVAVAGQRVGLILSGGNVDLRRAAELFARLDQLPALPPSV